The Phyllopteryx taeniolatus isolate TA_2022b chromosome 2, UOR_Ptae_1.2, whole genome shotgun sequence nucleotide sequence aaggagctacattgtgtctttgtagatctagagaaagcctatgacagagtacccagagaggaactgtggtactgcatgcggaagtctggagtggcagagaagtatgttagaataatccaggacatgtacgagggcagcagaacagcggtgaggtgtgctgtaggtgtgacagacgaatttaaggtggaggtgggactgcatcagggatcagctctgagccccttcctgtttgcagtggtgatggaaaggctgacagatgaggttagactggaatccccgtggaccatgatgtttgcagatgacattgcgatctgcagtgaaagcagggagcagatggaggcatgcactggaaagctgaggaatgaagattagccgaagtaaggcAAAATATATGTGCacgaatgagaggggtggtgggggaagagtacagggagaagagatagaaagggtggaggacttgaaatacttggggtcaaccgtccagagcaacggtgagtgtggtcaggaagtgaagaaacgggtccaagcaggttggaacgggtggaggaaggcgtcaggtgtgttatgtgacagaagagtctctgctaggatgaagggcaaagtttagaagacagtggtgaggccagccatgatggacggattagagacagtggcactgaagagacaacaggaagccgagctggaggtggcggaaatgaagatgttgaggttcgctctcggagtgaccaggtcggataaaattagaaatgagctcatcggagggagagccgaggttcgatgttttggagacaaagttagagagagcagacttggctggtttggacacgtccagtggagaaatagtgagtatattggtagaaggatgatgaggatggagctgccaggcgagagagcgagaggaagaccaaagagaaggttgatggatgtcgtgagggaagacatgagggcacttggtgttggagaggaggatgcaggattTCCTGCGTCCCCACAGACATACACTAATTTACCAAAGCCATTTCATATTGTCACTATTCTGTATATTTAGCAACTTTCCCGTCCCCTCTcgcaacaattaaaaaataataataataataaagcgaCTAGTGAgtttaataattaaatataaagtaGACTACACAGGCCTTTAGGGCTTTCATTTTGATTGTTCCTTCGCAAGAGGTGTATTCAAGGGCTACCAGCAAAACAGGACATCTctaacacatgaaaaaaaagatcaatgaattaaacaacaacaccaagattCCACAAAATGGTGCCAAAATAATACTTTCTGTTGCTTAGGCCTGAGGATAAAAAGAGCAACTAAGCGAGTTCTTCAGTGAATAATGGACGATaggtcccccccaaaaaaaagaaatatgcaaataaaCGAATGCCAAATCGTGCACTGTAATGTCATTGTCAATGTCCTTTTTCTACAAGCGATGGGGgggataaaatatattaaaatggaATATCTTCtttatgtgaaaaaaatatctgagattttattttaaggctatAGCCCTCAGTTTGGACCAAGTTATGAAGTTTTGGGCCCTGCCACATTTATGATAACCAATAGAAATAATAACAATGTCACAATAGGTTTTGGTATTTCTGGTAGTCACAGAACCTTTATGGAAATATGCTCTTAACAAAGTTTGCAAGCATTCAGTTTTAGGAATATAAATGAATCTCCTCTCGTTCATCACAGGCATCATCATCCAATGTACAATGGAGGGGAGCTGCGCTGGCAGCAGCCGAACCCTGGCCCCGGTGGTCCCTACCTGGCCTACCCAATCATGTCTTCTCCTCAACCACCTGTGTCCAGTGACTATACCTACTACCAGATTATGCCTGCCCAGTGCCCTCCTGTGATGGGCTTCTACCAGCCATTTCCTGGCACCTACACAGGGCCAGTTCAGCCTGGGGTTGTCAATCCAGTCTCGGCAGATGTTAGCGAAAGGCCTCTGCCTCTTGGGCCGGCGTACGGGATGCCGAATCAACGAGGGAGAGGCACCATCCGACCTAATCTCCCAAAGGTAAAAAGGGTCAAATATTACATAGCGGTACCTTGATTCATGAGTGTTccaatttgtacattttttttttttttttcaaatgatgacCCACACATTTTtagtctatttattttttaatttattaatctctgttgcgagccaaaatgaTTCCCTCGAGTAAAGTGGAGCAAAATGTGTCTATACATATTGAACAGTCAAACACGCATACAAAATGAAACCACTCGCAAGAAGCACGGAGAAGATGGTCACACTGAACTAACCACGTAGGAACCAGACAGAAAATGAGCAATTGATGAGTTCAAAAGGCCAATAGGCGCCATTTCGATACATAGAGCCCTGCCTACTAGCAGACTGCCTATAATGGCATCGTCTGCTGTCGGCCTTCTTGaccctgcaaaaccaaacaTCTTGTcagaaataaaggttttatttcagaaatggaCAAGTGTCCTACGGATTTTAGTGAAGCTAGCGTCATCGCCATCCAAGTCAATCACGAGCCCATTCACATTCACGTCATTGCGTCACTCGTCACGTATTACGGCCCCACACATGTCCGCACCCATGATTTTGCACTAACTCGCTGCTAATATTCCATTTGCTTTGATTCAAAAAAAGTGCCACTGTATTGTTGTTTTCACATGTTGAAGATGATATCACAGAAATTGTCTTCTCCTCACTGTAATTTAAAGCAGCAACACTTAGGTGTTTGCCAGCCACCGAGGGGTCGCCGTCCCCCAAACAGGAGCGTGGCTGTCCAGAAGGAAGTGTGCACCATAGGCCATGATGGTTGGACTAAGAAAGTGCTACTGGTGGATGCAGCTCAGCAGACTGGTAAGCATCCTCCTGCAGTGCTtgaataatgtttaaaaaaaaaagaaaaaaaaaaaggcacaaataatatgaatgaataaaaaactgTGAACATGATATCATCaactttttaaaactttatttgaCCTGTGTGCGAATGGAGcagtaaaagtgtttcacaaaagAATTTCTTTGGCTGAAAGCATGTTACGTTCATTTTAGTGAGGAAGTTCAGCTCGCTTCCAGCAACCGCAAGATCTGGTTGTACAGGTTGATGACTCAAATATGGGAATGTCACAGAAACAGAAAGGGAATGTCGAGATTCCAGTTGGGTTATTTACATTTGTGCAAGTCATGATGTCACCTGTAATGATTCTGGTTTTAAGAAAGTATATGAGCCTCTGTCCATAGTGTGGCAGGTGTGCAGTTGTGTGATTTATCAATATGTCAGATTAACAAAGAGTCGGCACGAAGCGCCGATTTGCTGCTTGAACGGCTTTATTCGCTCCTCTGCGCAttcgacgtcaacgggtcctccgctaatcgcgactcttccccggtcgccgtcacttcacttgccactgtacacactcgcaccggcgcgcactccttcctcctgcGCAAACCCGTCTCACTCACATAtggacgcacacgcccacacacactgagcttgctgtcacaatcgcGTGTgccaatacccgtaacagaagtatttcaaCGTAagtttcgactttaacggtgaaatccgacttacgcagaaattcgggttacgtcgccagcgtaggaacggaactcattcgtaaatcgaggacttcctgtaatgGTAAATATGGAAATTTTTGGCCACTTTTATAAGAGTTTCAtgattctgctacattttcctGATGAcgtgattctgatgaggacatcACTGACACGTTATCGTGATATTGACCCAGTTTAGCATGTTCATTGCTAAACTAGAATCGGACTCAATAAAACACAGATAAGCCGTTAATaatagcattttctttttttatttaacaggcTAAGTCTTATTTCATGGAGGATACAGtacactgttttgttttctgtactCTTTTGACTCTGGACTGTACGTTTGACGAAATATCCTATTAGTGCACGAATGAAGTGCGCTGTGAGTGTGTATATTTCTACTACCTCATCATTAGATTTCCCAGGCGAGGTGTCCGGGCGAGGTTTTGGGGAGCCGGCCAGTCCGCTGCTGTGGACGAACCGAACGAAGAGGCAACCGACATCACATGCGCCTGAAAGCTACAGCGATCACGGCACCAGCGAAGCAGATATAGACAGCGACAGTGGATACTGCAGCCCCAAACATAAACAGACTGCAGGAGTAACACATCGAGCAGCAGAGACGTCGGCATCATCCAGCGTAGGGCAACAGCCTTCATAGTTGATTTGTTTTAAGTCTTCACGGCGATATATTTCCTTGGCTTGGCTACCCATATTGTTGTATGCGGCAGCGTTTTTTGTTGTAAGTGTTAAAAGGCTTCAGATAGATCAAAGTTATcgtttttaaaatgcaaatcaCAGTAATTATTAAAGCATGCGTTATTTTATCAATGCAATCAAATCCTATATGTTGACCGTAATATCTCACTTTTTTGTCTTTAGGGAGTTGAGAGCGGTGTTATGAAAAGTAAGTTTTCCATGCTGCTCTCGTGCGTACTTTTCTTTGGCAcactaatgagatccaatacaatagCAGAATGCCAATTATGGACTGTTCTGCACAATACACTCTGTATTCTATTATAACTTATCTTTGaccaccattgttgttgtttttttgtcactacTAGCAGGTACATGGGTAAATGTAGCTTCACAGGCGACCCAGAAGTCCTGGGGGGACAGGAACGGCCATTTCCATAGAGCGGACCAGAGGAAGAATCCTGACCAGAGTAACTTCTCACAGGTGCAGTGAAGTCCGCTGAAGTCGCTTGCTTGCATTGGTTAGATCACAAATTAGGTACATTTGGATTATTGTGTTATTACATTCCTCTCAGTTTtaataatgaaagaaaatggattggtaATCTTGTTAAACTCGAACTGGGTGCATGCACTTATAAAAGGTGCCTCTCCTCCCACTATTTCTCATGTGGACAAGTACACAGAGGCTGCAAGCATATCAGTTTATCATTTCAGGTAAATTTacaaaaaagcttttttctCAACCttgttatttctttctttcctccTTTGGGGGTAAGGATTTTCACAGTGTCTGTCCAGGACGTGGTCTTGCAAACCAGTCAGAACAAAGACCGCCGCAGCCAGCACTGGTCACACGTGACGAGATCACTCCGGAGCCCCTTTACTTTGAAGTGGGAAAACAAATACCGTTTTAATGTACCGTTTGACTTTTGTATTTCTTGctctaaaatgtgttttccatCTTACAAGGATGAAGACGAGTTCCCAGATTTACCCACTGGAGGTGGTGTCCAGCGCTGCGCCAAAGGAGAAGCGACTCCAGCACAGACGCAAATGCAGCCCAAACTGCATAGAAATCTGGTAGGTCAAGTGCATACTAGTAGACTGTTTTCAGAAGGTCTTTCTAAATTCAACAGCAGTATAATGGTAATAAAAGCTTGCAGCAGTAAACtctgatctgtttttttttttattgtaaagggGTGGAACATTAGTTGGGGAATTTTGGCAATACAGAAATCCTTCATTCATCGCGGCGATTAGGTTCCAGACCACCACCAACCAGTAGGTCAAATCCGCAAAGTCGTGAACACACATTTTTGGGATTATTTATACATTCAGTATTTTCTTAACCTTATATATAGTCATTTAAACACACATTACAAAGAAAGAAATtgcataatatacagtactacTCTGCATAACTTTAcgattaacattttaaaagatgTTTAAAAGTACAGTGTCtatgtgtgtaaatgttttgtaacatgtttaattatttttggttgattgtttgttttgttttaggctACGTAGCATCTATTTTACCACAAGAAATTACAggatacactcaaaatcccacaATATGGCAATTTATGCGTGATAAATTCTAATTATGTTCTCtatatgccaaactgctgctttttgtaACAAGAGTTGAGTTTGCTGCCCCCGTGCACCGCTTATATCTCGAAGTTTGCGAACTAGATATTAGTCTTATTATATATCATGATCTATTAATATCTATTACGGAACCAAACTTTACTGCTGGGTGAAAACATGGCTGCATGTGGTGAGCCTTCGCAGCAGCGACAAAACATTTCATGTTGTTTTCTTGCTTATCGCAGATGGACAACCTGGCCGAAAACTCCCCGATCAATATTGTGCAGACGCCGATCCCTATTACCACATCTGTTCCCAAGAGGGCCAAGAGCCAGAGGAAGAAAGCCCTGGCCGCTGCCGTGGCAACTGCTCAGGAATACTCGGAGATAAGCATGGAACAGCAGAAATTGCAGGTATTGTGTTTTAAGATCGCTAGACTTCACGCTCATCTGGATTCAACTGTTCCAGTCGAGTGACCTTGTTCTGTCTCGAATGTTCCCTCCGAACAGGAGGCCCTCACGAAGGCAGCTGGCAAGAAGAGAAAAACTCCTGTCCCGCTGGATTTAGGAGACATGCTGGCAGCTTTGGCTAAGCAGCAGCAGGCAATGAAGGCCAAACAAATCACAAATACCAAGCCACTATCTTTTACAGGTATCCCAGCCCGAATTGATATCTAGCATCCAAACATCACATCTCACTTTTCAGAGCCTCTTGGAATTCTGCACTTTAATTCTACATGCCACTTTGGTTTATTTCTCCTCAGTTGGAACAATTACTCCATTCCGCAGTTCAGCTTCAACCAATTTGGCGGCTATGTTGAAGGGTCATCCTCAACCCCACTTGGGCTCCCCTAACACTCTGGATTCCACCGCGCCACGACTAAAACGAGGGAAGGAGCGGGAGATCCCCAAAGTCAAGCGACCAACAGCTCTTAAGAAGGTTAAtggttttatgtttgtttgctcTTCTACTAAAACTTTATTCGGCGCTTGCGGTGATCTCCCAAATCTTCTATGGTTatcaaaaccctcttttaaatacgggATACGAGTTGTCGGGATGTGTGCAAAACCATTCAAATGGAGATAGCAAGCCGGGCTGCAGTCGTCTTCTCACACAATTCCCTAATAAGGTGGCCTTGAGGATCCAATTGGCTCGGCCATCCCAGGAGAACTTGCTGGTTCTCTGAAGTACTATATATAGACTTGAACACGCACtgaaaggaggggaaaaaaagcagtgcTGTTGTAGTTTGCTGGGACAATTTCAGCTACTAACTTTCGTCCCATATCCGCCGTTTAGTTTTGCGCAGTCCGTTTAGAGTGACTCATCACGCAATTTAGCACCTGCTGTTGGGATCCTAGTAAAATATTACCATCTTAATAAATGATGTGCTATTTAGGATCTTGTTAAATCAGGCCCTACGTATAcacaagtattgggacacctggtTACACCAGTGTAAACCACAAATTGGAAATGAGAAATAaagcccccctccccaaaagaGAGTTGGTCAATGAGAGAGGGCCTTGTTTACAATCTGTGACTAGTTGAACATGGAAGAGCCCGCAACATCCATgcatgcctttatggaccttgcacAAGGTCTTGATTAAAGATAAGCAGTAAACATGGCGGGAGGACCCAGTGTTCTAGCCTGACCTCTGATTACTCCTTGGACCAAGAGGTGTTTCTCAATGCTTATGTCTATGTATTGTATGATGTATATGGTCAGCTTCAAATCAAATGACTGTGCTTTTTTATGCCATTGAACCAgtcttattgttattttattgtttttcttactGTGTTTTTCCTCCTACCTTTTTCTTAAAGATTATTCTGAAGGAGCGAGAAGGCAAAAAAGGTAAAACAAGCACGGATCAAGAGTCGTCAGGCCAAGAAGAACATGGAGatgattgtttacattttactgaAGAGCTTTCCCAAGAGCCTGCCTCTCAAGAAGGTGGACTAAATTAATTATATGAGTAGTTTATTGTCCCCAcacacttcaaaaaaaaataaaaaaaaaatcatttgatagTTAATAGTTCCCTCTTCTTTTTGCCTCAGAAAATGGGCTGAGTGTGCCCAGCGACacatccctctccccagccagtcAGAACTCTCCGTACAGCATCACGCCTGTATCACAAGGTTCTCCTTCGAGCTCCGGCATCGGGAGTCCCATGGCTTCCAACGCAATCACAATAATCCACAGTCGGCGTTTCAGAGAGTAAGTGACTCGGTCTCGCGATCCCACTCAGAAATCTGGATGTGGCATTGGCGAATATTTGTCCCACCCAAAAATAGCCTTCACTGGGAGAAGTGTTTGGAAGTTAGCGGGCGTTTTTTGTACGGGTGGACCTTTGCACAATACAGAATTGTAGAGGATGGCACAGATGTCTGACACATTGTGCATCCTCAGCAAAAATGTATGCAAGTAGCCACAAACGTGTCTTTGTGTCTTCTGCTGTAGGCCTATTGTCCTTGCCCACCCGTCtccaacacatttgcatttatagCCTCCAAATGGCCTTCCCTTCCTGTGCCGTGACCACCAGCTCCTCAGACCACACTATTGAAttactgcattttgtgttcctTATTACATTATGGTTGGTGTGCATACATTCCGGTGGTATTGATTATTTTTCAAGACCTATTGAGATCTATAAATCTAATCATGTAACAAAGGATGGCAACATAAGTGTGCTAAAACCTAATGTTGTAAAAACTGTTAATCAGATTGAAGCCTTTCAATActttggtaccttgacttatgagttgaaTTCGTTCCTTGACCAAGCTCATAACGAACAAGCTAAATGTCAATATACTCGTATATCCAATTGAAATGagctgaaatgccattaatccattcgaGTCCCCCCAAAaggtatattttttaattaataaagaaaaatagcactcaaaTATAAACATAATACTTAAGAATTTAAAGAAATGAACTGGTTATATTTAAAGAGTAATTAAGCCAGAAGTCACACACAGTGTTGCATTATAAGGCATATGTTCAACCAACttccgcatttggcaaaacaggtTGAGGTTCTGGCTCTAGTAAATGGCGGCGCCGTATAGCAGAAAATCGGGACAAATTACCCATAGGGactttaaacatctacaatgtcttttggtTTACAAGAGATGGCCtcaagagctaccaaagatTAGACTATCCAATTTTTAGGCTTTGttggtgtttacatatatcacatttgtatttaacttttgtccgaagacaccagccataaagaaaacacaattttagctAGTTCAGGTTGAAACCATCGTGTCATCACCCCATAGTTATGCTAGTCatcgcagcatacacaggaagtccgctaacctgttttccgggtttggtcaggTGATGTTCCGTGTATAGCAGAGTGGTGGCTTAAAGGGAATGCcctagtgagtgacgtcaggacCTCTGACTCAAGTTGTGGTTGGCAATTTTCCATGTGATTAGTTCAGTGTGAGTgtcttctccatgctccttgtgagtgtttccattttgtgtttgactgtctCATTCAGTAAACAGCTGTCGccttccttttttatttatttttattattattattttttaaatatatatatatatatatatatacttcacTGGAGGGATGGCATAGCTGAAGCTCTTTCGTAATTAAAATTTTGACTCGTAACACAACGCGAAAAAATCGACCAAGCAACAGCTGGTAAAAAAGCCGTAAGTCAGGCCACTTAGAAGTCAAGGtactattgtatttttatttatttttgcagtaaATTGCTCGATCCAGCTTTAATGTCTATAAGCCTTTGGTCATGTATTTTGATATCTTGTACATTATTCAAAACCACTGATGATTAACCAAAGGGTCAAAGGAAATCATTGACACAGCGGTTTGTAGGCTACAAATTTCAGACGTGTTTTGCAACGTTCCTTATTGACATTCGcggtgatttcatttttttgt carries:
- the secisbp2l gene encoding selenocysteine insertion sequence-binding protein 2-like isoform X2, with the protein product MDASDIKDVKLSAEVEPFIPQKKGHEGSLVSMSLSGEPVGGGGGGGGIGGGNGGVETTPIPSYLITCYPFVQENQPNRHHHPMYNGGELRWQQPNPGPGGPYLAYPIMSSPQPPVSSDYTYYQIMPAQCPPVMGFYQPFPGTYTGPVQPGVVNPVSADVSERPLPLGPAYGMPNQRGRGTIRPNLPKQHLGVCQPPRGRRPPNRSVAVQKEVCTIGHDGWTKKVLLVDAAQQTDFPGEVSGRGFGEPASPLLWTNRTKRQPTSHAPESYSDHGTSEADIDSDSGYCSPKHKQTAGVTHRAAETSASSSGVESGVMKTGTWVNVASQATQKSWGDRNGHFHRADQRKNPDQSNFSQDFHSVCPGRGLANQSEQRPPQPALVTRDEITPEPLYFEDEDEFPDLPTGGGVQRCAKGEATPAQTQMQPKLHRNLMDNLAENSPINIVQTPIPITTSVPKRAKSQRKKALAAAVATAQEYSEISMEQQKLQEALTKAAGKKRKTPVPLDLGDMLAALAKQQQAMKAKQITNTKPLSFTVGTITPFRSSASTNLAAMLKGHPQPHLGSPNTLDSTAPRLKRGKEREIPKVKRPTALKKIILKEREGKKGKTSTDQESSGQEEHGDDCLHFTEELSQEPASQEENGLSVPSDTSLSPASQNSPYSITPVSQGSPSSSGIGSPMASNAITIIHSRRFREYCNQVLSKEIDESVTLLLQELVRFQERVYQKDPNKAKSKRRLVMGLREVTKHLKMCTIKCVIISPNCEKIQAKGGLDEALYNVIAMAREQEIPFVFALGRKALGRCVNKLVAVSVVGIFNYSGAEGLFDHLVSLTEEARKAYKEMVSSLEQEQQEEALKHVKKVPHYMGHSRNHSAASATSFCSVISEPISEVNEKEYETNWRSMVETSDVPEPVEAEKSAPSPSVAPHRDNETPSVPTSGVPQRTALPTQGHGERDEVRADDRLELASQQSTETGSLDGSCRGPLNSSITSTTSTLVPGMLEEAEEEDEEEEDYTPEPISVEVPTLSSRIESWVSKTLENLQLGKSQDSTEEEEDDDEEENDDEEEEEEERAQSEDEEGLVSEGITDTKVESKEQAEASEVTA
- the secisbp2l gene encoding selenocysteine insertion sequence-binding protein 2-like isoform X1, producing MDASDIKDVKLSAEVEPFIPQKKGHEGSLVSMSLSGEPVGGGGGGGGIGGGNGGVETTPIPSYLITCYPFVQENQPNRHHHPMYNGGELRWQQPNPGPGGPYLAYPIMSSPQPPVSSDYTYYQIMPAQCPPVMGFYQPFPGTYTGPVQPGVVNPVSADVSERPLPLGPAYGMPNQRGRGTIRPNLPKQQHLGVCQPPRGRRPPNRSVAVQKEVCTIGHDGWTKKVLLVDAAQQTDFPGEVSGRGFGEPASPLLWTNRTKRQPTSHAPESYSDHGTSEADIDSDSGYCSPKHKQTAGVTHRAAETSASSSGVESGVMKTGTWVNVASQATQKSWGDRNGHFHRADQRKNPDQSNFSQDFHSVCPGRGLANQSEQRPPQPALVTRDEITPEPLYFEDEDEFPDLPTGGGVQRCAKGEATPAQTQMQPKLHRNLMDNLAENSPINIVQTPIPITTSVPKRAKSQRKKALAAAVATAQEYSEISMEQQKLQEALTKAAGKKRKTPVPLDLGDMLAALAKQQQAMKAKQITNTKPLSFTVGTITPFRSSASTNLAAMLKGHPQPHLGSPNTLDSTAPRLKRGKEREIPKVKRPTALKKIILKEREGKKGKTSTDQESSGQEEHGDDCLHFTEELSQEPASQEENGLSVPSDTSLSPASQNSPYSITPVSQGSPSSSGIGSPMASNAITIIHSRRFREYCNQVLSKEIDESVTLLLQELVRFQERVYQKDPNKAKSKRRLVMGLREVTKHLKMCTIKCVIISPNCEKIQAKGGLDEALYNVIAMAREQEIPFVFALGRKALGRCVNKLVAVSVVGIFNYSGAEGLFDHLVSLTEEARKAYKEMVSSLEQEQQEEALKHVKKVPHYMGHSRNHSAASATSFCSVISEPISEVNEKEYETNWRSMVETSDVPEPVEAEKSAPSPSVAPHRDNETPSVPTSGVPQRTALPTQGHGERDEVRADDRLELASQQSTETGSLDGSCRGPLNSSITSTTSTLVPGMLEEAEEEDEEEEDYTPEPISVEVPTLSSRIESWVSKTLENLQLGKSQDSTEEEEDDDEEENDDEEEEEEERAQSEDEEGLVSEGITDTKVESKEQAEASEVTA